Proteins encoded in a region of the Suricata suricatta isolate VVHF042 chromosome 10, meerkat_22Aug2017_6uvM2_HiC, whole genome shotgun sequence genome:
- the CLEC6A gene encoding C-type lectin domain family 6 member A isoform X1, with the protein MVREGQPQGGENAVWQSQVRCWSVAVISIALLSACFIASCVVTYHLTYGKTGKRLSELHVYHSSLSCFSEGTSVTGNVWACCPYSWKSFGSSCYFISTERNFWAKSEQNCVAMGAHLVVINTEAEQNFLVQKLNESLSYFLGLSDTQGNDNWQWVDLTPYKENVRLWHQNEPNFSAEECASIVFWENRGWGWNDVFCDSKRNSICEMRKIYL; encoded by the exons ATGGTACGAGAAGGGCAGCCTCAAGGTGGAG AGAACGCAGTATGGCAGTCCCAAGTACGGTGCTGGTCTGTTGCTGTGATTTCCATAGCACTCCTCAGTGCTTGTTTCATTGCGAGCTGCGTGG TGACTTATCATCTTACATATGGCAAAACTGGCAAAAGGCTGTCTGAACTACACGTATACCACTCAAGTTTATCATGCTTCAGTGAAGGGACAAGTGTGACAG GAAATGTCTGGGCATGTTGCCCATATAGTTGGAAGTCATTTGGTTCCAGCTGCTACTTCATTTCTACTGAGCGGAATTTTTGGGCAAAGAGTGAGCAGAACTGTGTTGCGATGGGTGCTCATTTGGTGGTGATCAACACGGAGGCAGAGCAG AATTTCCTTGTCCAGAAACTGAATGAATCATTGTCTTATTTTCTGGGACTCTCAGATACACAAGGGAATGACAATTGGCAATGGGTTGATCTGACACCTTACAAGGAAAATGTCAG attaTGGCACCAGAACGAGCCCAATTTTTCTGCAGAGGAATGTGCTTCAATAGTTTTCTGGGAAAATAGAGGGTGGGGCTGGAATGATGTTTTCTGTGATAGTAAGAGAAATTCAATATGTGAGATGAGGAAGATTTATCTCTGA
- the CLEC6A gene encoding C-type lectin domain family 6 member A isoform X2: MVREGQPQGGENAVWQSQVRCWSVAVISIALLSACFIASCVVTYHLTYGKTGKRLSELHVYHSSLSCFSEGTSVTGNVWACCPYSWKSFGSSCYFISTERNFWAKSEQNCVAMGAHLVVINTEAEQALVSTLLFSTSMSLTPLDISWLNNTPSHIDHISFIHSSADGHMGCFYLLTVGTNAAVNKGVQMSP, encoded by the exons ATGGTACGAGAAGGGCAGCCTCAAGGTGGAG AGAACGCAGTATGGCAGTCCCAAGTACGGTGCTGGTCTGTTGCTGTGATTTCCATAGCACTCCTCAGTGCTTGTTTCATTGCGAGCTGCGTGG TGACTTATCATCTTACATATGGCAAAACTGGCAAAAGGCTGTCTGAACTACACGTATACCACTCAAGTTTATCATGCTTCAGTGAAGGGACAAGTGTGACAG GAAATGTCTGGGCATGTTGCCCATATAGTTGGAAGTCATTTGGTTCCAGCTGCTACTTCATTTCTACTGAGCGGAATTTTTGGGCAAAGAGTGAGCAGAACTGTGTTGCGATGGGTGCTCATTTGGTGGTGATCAACACGGAGGCAGAGCAG GCCCTGGTATCCACCCTCCTATTCTCTACTTCAATGAGTTTGACTCCTTTAGACATCTCAT ggctgaataatactccatcaCACATAGACCACATATCATTTATCCATTCAAGTGCTGATGGACATATGGGATGCTTTTACCTCTTGACTGTTGGGactaatgctgcagtgaacaagGGTGTGCAAATGTCTCCATGA